The following are encoded in a window of Acropora muricata isolate sample 2 chromosome 6, ASM3666990v1, whole genome shotgun sequence genomic DNA:
- the LOC136921050 gene encoding uncharacterized protein → MQCIELSSAELDLVLLGALQSHMNLSCNKKRYRMTYYFRGVQVCKETFLFVYCIGKSRLENLKAHLKRYGAVPRRHANTSRLPKNVLEQTVLNRTVTFIKNFATEHGVSLPGRAPSFKDLKVQLLPSSESKASVWRQYKKVSEESNLTVVSYAKFVALWNTLTPYIIVMKPASDLCSLCQLNNTKINQNVNVSEQEKLNCLSDQETHLHEAKTEREFMKTNIAACKELLHGSGINLLSGRPCRSFKGTVHYSYDYAQQVHIPSNPQQPGPIYFKTPRKCGLFGICCEGIPRQVNYLIDEAVNVGKGANSTISYVHDFFASRGVGETDAQINADNCGGQNKNNFVIWYYCWRILCGMHDSILYSFLIAGHTKFSPDWCFGLIKQSFRRRYVSSLFDLMEAVDQSTVTGVNISKLCGLHDGTVLVPVYDWVKFLEPFFKKIPGISKFHHFRLTKEHPGVVFCRLLSGSEEIEFHILKDPAVRPQNHLPLPVIPLGLDEDRKRYLYREIREFCRPGTEDLVAPAP, encoded by the coding sequence ATGCAGTGCATTGAACTATCTTCCGCAGAACTCGATTTGGTTCTCCTTGGTGCGTTACAAAGTCACATGAATTTGTCATGTAATAAGAAACGCTATCGCATGACTTACTATTTTCGAGGTGTTCAAGTATGTAAGGAAACATTCTTGTTTGTCTACTGCATTGGAAAATCACGATTGGAAAACTTAAAAGCCCATCTTAAGAGGTATGGAGCAGTTCCAAGAAGACACGCTAATACGTCGCGGCTGCCTAAGAACGTGTTAGAACAGACGGTTTTAAACCGAACAGTGACATTTATTAAGAACTTTGCAACTGAGCACGGAGTTTCTCTTCCGGGAAGAGCACCAAGCTTTAAGGATTTGAAAGTGCAACTGCTTCCTTCATCTGAAAGCAAGGCATCTGTTTGGAGGCAGTACAAAAAGGTCTCGGAAGAGAGTAATTTAACTGTGGTGAGCTACGCAAAATTTGTTGCGCTTTGGAACACTCTCACACCATATATTATAGTAATGAAACCTGCGTCTGATCTTTGCAGTCTTTGTCAACTGAATAACACTAAGATAAACCAAAACGTAAACGTAAGTGAGCAAGAGAAGTTGAATTGTCTCAGTGATCAAGAGACACACTTGCACGAAGCAAAAACTGAACGGGAATTTatgaaaacaaacattgcaGCATGTAAAGAGCTTTTACATGGTAGTGGAATCAACCTCTTATCAGGGAGACCCTGTAGGTCTTTTAAAGGTACTGTCCATTATTCGTATGATTATGCACAGCAAGTGCATATCCCCTCCAATCCCCAGCAACCTGGCCCTATATATTTTAAAACACCACGGAAATGTGGTCTGTTTGGAATATGTTGTGAGGGAATTCCTAGGCAGGTTAATTATCTTATTGACGAGGCAGTAAATGTTGGGAAGGGTGCCAATTCCACCATTAGTTATGTGCATGACTTTTTCGCTTCGCGCGGGGTAGGGGAAACAGACGCACAGATAAATGCTGATAACTGTGGggggcaaaacaaaaataactttgttATTTGGTATTATTGCTGGCGAATTCTTTGTGGCATGCACGATTCTATCCTGTATTCGTTTTTGATTGCAGGCCACACAAAGTTTAGTCCAGATTGGTGTTTTGGTTTAATCAAGCAGTCGTTTAGGAGACGCTATGTTTCTTCCCTTTTCGATCTCATGGAGGCTGTTGACCAGTCAACAGTCACAGGTGTCAATATTTCTAAATTGTGTGGCCTACATGATGGCACCGTTTTAGTGCCAGTATATGACTGGGTGAAATTTCTTGAACCATTCTTTAAGAAAATTCCGGGAATAAGTAAGTTCCATCATTTTCGATTAACCAAGGAACACCCAGGAGTAGTTTTTTGTCGATTACTTTCAGGTTCAGAGGAAATCGAATTTCATATTCTGAAAGACCCTGCAGTAAGACCTCAAAATCATTTACCTCTACCAGTCATCCCACTGGGCTTGGATGAGGATAGAAAACGGTATTTGTACAGGGAGATAAGGGAGTTTTGCCGCCCAGGGACAGAAGACTTGGTTGCACCTGCACCTTAG
- the LOC136921051 gene encoding uncharacterized protein — protein MNFDKNAELVSAEVLKLNERFNVLENLQGDIQELLCDEERDIDNQTFRAMYDEITSLRMSVIEWITGVAKRIKHDGTDKLSARQSKKSKSSKASRCSINSSRAKALEAKAKRAELEARLAQLDDVEAAKKEAERVRLMAECAAANAVSKVYEDAIKEDTEQYLGSDDPDIEPDTGTYYQIEKKREQGCKSNGFPLLGRELNSQVVDGVKRNQPAQLAEKQLKDYLNPDVPELELPIPSPRHIVYDNVTGTVNNVTPKGVDYNSSKIYDETHASFWERMELRMSQPPPTPAPFDGNPAQYLRFRSNFGDQVENKISLSDSEKMNYLLAYTSGRARRIIENYQGLPNGCQIALQVLKQRFGQNTMIVEALKASVLRGPRLREGDSEALLTLSDKIENCCHAMEELNSSELDCTTNLKQIYDRLPDYLQAKWRKSVRMFRDKTGGREPTLKDFSYFISTESLAENDPVYRRSNSTPVKVKADTSKKFAFQPRFTDSMRVTTLATDVGKPKPTDLKYSSIKDMCKVCKGSHEIRKCPVFLPKSVNWRRRFSKFNALCYRCLSPSHLQRECPEKEGCTVQDCAHPSNHHSLLHLTATTGSPVDKEEGNSGQSSSPSTSLPVHNASVTDSDRGLVLLKVVPVRVVSEGGLALSTYGLLDTAAVSSMISSRIVAKLELQRVPERVSLNTVTHKNHDCELSQVKFHISSTSEEGLDLPVNHALEIEDLNVSNHYCPNQVDLSEWSHLRGVELPKHPVDVSEVSVLIGQDVPQAHIIFDYRWGNDPQNEPYATKTPFGWCVAGPINKREDRSKPAALSVFEFAFEENQSVVDLHKQVEKFWACESHGFIDSAESTKTIEDKRALEILGSTTKVTGGRYEVGLLWRTEDPILPNNRSQAEMRLQQLKKRFLRDPTFASQYEAVMNDYIEKGYAVKLSEKEAASTSDHTWYLPHHGVVNPNKSKVRVVYDAAAVWGGTSLNKELLQGPQLNNSLIGVLFRFRREEIAVASDIESMFHRVGCVERDTDALRFLWWSDGLNEPPSDHKMKVHLFGKADSPCIAAWTLQRTATDNAADFGNDVCDIVRKNFYVDDCLFSVPTAEEAIGASLQLMQLLKRGNFRLTKFISNDLKVLKAIPAEERTVKSLDLDKLPLERTLGLYWDTETDTLAVKVSLSHGKANCHTRRDCLSKLSSTFDPLGLICPVLLPAKRLMQRTWQLKLHWDDSLPEGLLEGWARWKEELLFLNHLSTPRCYFSGGCSRDASFELHHFSDASEYGYGTVCYLRKESGDGTVESTFIMAKSRCAPLQYVSVPRLELQAATIAARVHRLVSSEINLEISASFFWTDSKVTLQYVKNESRRFKTYVANRVCEIRSVSQPSQWRYCPSILNPADDASRGLTVHQLLTSERWFSGPAFLLNPKEEWPNDDIDTLSDSDPEIKNEKPIFVTTGPEKLREILTRYSSWTVLLRRLPGC, from the coding sequence ATGAATTTTGATAAGAACGCGGAACTGGTGAGTGCTGAGGTTTTGAAACTTAATGAACGATTTAATGTCCTTGAGAATTTGCAGGGAGATATTCAAGAACTGTTGTGCGATGAAGAGCGTGACATAGATAATCAGACATTTCGCGCTATGTATGATGAAATTACATCGCTTCGAATGAGTGTGATTGAGTGGATTACTGGCGTAGCAAAGCGGATAAAACATGACGGAACCGATAAGTTGTCTGCCAGACAGAGCAAAAAATCCAAGAGCTCTAAAGCTTCCCGGTGTTCAATCAATTCTTCCAGGGCTAAAGCACTCGAGGCTAAGGCGAAGCGCGCTGAGTTGGAAGCAAGATTAGCACAGTTAGATGATGTTGAGGCTGCCAAGAAAGAGGCCGAAAGGGTGAGATTGATGGCAGAATGCGCTGCTGCGAATGCTGTAAGTAAGGTCTATGAAGATGCCATTAAGGAGGATACTGAGCAGTATTTAGGCTCAGATGACCCGGATATTGAGCCAGACACAGGAACGTATtaccaaattgaaaaaaaacgtGAGCAAGGCTGTAAGTCTAATGGATTCCCCCTCTTGGGCAGAGAATTGAACAGTCAAGTAGTGGACGGTGTAAAGCGAAATCAACCAGCCCAATTAGCAGAAAAACAATTGAAGGACTACCTCAACCCTGATGTTCCTGAATTGGAATTACCCATTCCTTCGCCACGGCACATCGTTTATGACAACGTCACAGGAACTGTGAACAATGTGACTCCCAAAGGAGTAGATTACAACTCTTCAAAGATTTATGATGAAACGCATGCGTCTTTCTGGGAAAGAATGGAGCTTCGAATGTCACAACCACCGCCCACACCAGCTCCATTTGATGGCAACCCAGCACAGTACTTGCGATTCAGATCTAATTTTGGTGATCaagtagaaaacaaaatatcCTTGAGCGACAGTGAGAAAATGAACTATTTACTGGCTTACACGTCTGGAAGGGCACGAAGAATCATTGAGAACTATCAAGGACTCCCGAACGGCTGTCAGATTGCATTACAAGTTCTAAAGCAAAGGTTTGGTCAAAATACCATGATTGTGGAGGCTTTGAAAGCGTCGGTCTTAAGGGGACCAAGGTTAAGGGAAGGTGATAGTGAAGCACTTCTCACGCTTTCTGATAAAATTGAGAACTGTTGCCATGCAATGGAGGAGCTAAACTCGAGTGAATTAGATTGTACCACCAACCTGAAGCAGATATATGACCGCCTACCAGATTATTTGCAGGCCAAGTGGCGCAAATCAGTAAGGATGTTTCGTGACAAGACTGGTGGTAGAGAGCCAACCTTGAAAGACTTTAGCTACTTCATAAGTACAGAATCCTTGGCTGAGAATGATCCAGTATATAGAAGAAGCAACAGTACCCCAGTGAAGGTTAAAGCTGACACTTCAAAGAAATTTGCATTTCAGCCCAGATTTACAGATAGTATGCGAGTAACCACCTTAGCAACTGATGTTGGCAAACCGAAGCCTACAGACTTGAAATACTCTTCTATCAAAGACATGTGCAAGGTTTGCAAGGGATCACACGAAATACGCAAATGTCCTGTCTTCTTGCCTAAGAGCGTAAATTGGCGTCGACGATTCTCCAAGTTCAATGCACTTTGCTATCGTTGTCTCTCTCCTTCTCATTTACAAAGGGAGTGCCCAGAAAAGGAAGGTTGCACTGTGCAGGACTGTGCCCACCCATCAAATCACCATTCACTACTACACTTAACTGCAACAACTGGGAGCCCAGTTGACAAAGAGGAAGGAAATAGTGGTCAGAGTTCATCACCAAGTACCAGCTTACCAGTACATAACGCATCTGTAACTGATTCCGATAGAGGACTTGTTTTACTCAAGGTAGTTCCAGTCCGCGTTGTTTCTGAGGGTGGCTTGGCCCTAAGCACCTATGGGTTGTTAGACACAGCTGCCGTCAGTTCGATGATAAGCTCTCGCATTGTTGCGAAGTTGGAGCTACAAAGAGTCCCTGAAAGAGTCAGTCTGAACACTGTTACTCATAAGAATCACGACTGTGAGCTATCGCAGGTGAAATTCCACATCAGCTCGACAAGTGAAGAAGGCCTTGATTTGCCTGTCAACCATGCTCTTGAAATTGAAGATTTGAACGTCTCCAATCACTACTGCCCTAATCAAGTAGACTTGTCTGAATGGTCACACTTGAGAGGCGTGGAGCTGCCTAAACACCCAGTAGATGTGAGCGAAGTCTCTGTCCTTATTGGTCAAGACGTCCCACAAGCTCATATCATCTTTGACTATCGCTGGGGCAACGATCCGCAGAACGAGCCGTATGCGACCAAGACGCCATTTGGATGGTGCGTTGCGGGCCCAATCAATAAGAGAGAAGACAGATCTAAGCCTGCCGCCCTCTCAGTCTTTGAATTTGCCTTTGAAGAGAACCAGTCAGTTGTTGATCTACACAAACAGGTAGAGAAGTTTTGGGCTTGTGAGTCGCACGGATTCATTGACTCTGCTGAGAGTACTAAGACCATCGAAGATAAAAGAGCATTGGAGATTCTGGGCAGTACAACGAAGGTAACAGGAGGAAGATACGAAGTAGGCCTTTTGTGGCGCACTGAAGACCCGATACTGCCGAATAACAGGTCACAAGCTGAAATGAGGTTACAACAGTTGAAGAAGCGGTTCCTGCGTGACCCAACATTTGCCAGTCAGTATGAAGCGGTGATGAATGACTACATTGAGAAAGGATATGCTGTCAAGTTGTCTGAGAAAGAAGCAGCCTCTACTTCCGATCACACTTGGTATCTTCCACACCATGGGGTAGTAAATCCAAACAAATCCAAGGTCAGAGTAGTATACGATGCAGCTGCAGTTTGGGGAGGCACATCACTCAATAAAGAACTCTTGCAAGGACCACAGCTGAACAACTCACTCATTGGCGTTTTGTTCCGGTTTAGGAGAGAAGAAATTGCTGTTGCATCTGACATTGAAAGTATGTTTCACAGGGTTGGTTGTGTGGAAAGAGACACAGATGCTTTGCGCTTTCTGTGGTGGAGTGATGGGCTGAACGAACCTCCAAGTGACCATAAAATGAAGGTCCATTTATTCGGAAAGGCAGACTCGCCCTGCATTGCTGCTTGGACCCTGCAAAGAACAGCCACAGATAATGCCGCTGACTTTGGAAATGACGTTTGTGATATTGTTCGAAAGAATTTCTACGTTGATGACTGCCTTTTCTCAGTTCCTACCGCCGAAGAAGCTATTGGAGCATCACTACAACTTATGCAGTTGCTTAAAAGAGGAAATTTCCGACTGACCAAGTTCATTTCCAATGACTTGAAGGTGTTGAAAGCTATACCAGCTGAGGAGAGAACAGTCAAGAGTCTTGACCTGGACAAGCTACCCCTTGAACGGACATTGGGTCTATATTGGGACACTGAAACAGACACACTAGCTGTAAAGGTATCGCTCTCCCATGGCAAAGCCAATTGCCACACCAGACGAGATTGCCTATCTAAGCTGAGCTCTACATTTGATCCGCTTGGCTTAATTTGTCCTGTTCTACTTCCCGCTAAGAGACTGATGCAAAGGACCTGGCAACTGAAGCTTCATTGGGATGATTCACTACCAGAAGGCTTGCTGGAGGGCTGGGCAAGGTGGAAAGAAGAGCTGTTGTTCCTTAACCATTTAAGTACTCCTCGATGCTATTTTAGTGGAGGCTGTTCCCGTGATGCATCTTTCGAGCTTCACCACTTCAGTGATGCCTCTGAATATGGTTATGGAACAGTGTGCTATTTGAGAAAGGAGTCTGGTGACGGAACTGTTGAATCCACTTTTATCATGGCCAAGAGTCGCTGTGCTCCCCTACAGTATGTTTCCGTACCAAGATTGGAATTGCAAGCTGCTACGATCGCAGCACGGGTTCATCGCCTGGTCTCAAGCGAGATTAATTTGGAGATATCTGCCTCCTTTTTCTGGACAGACTCAAAGGTCACATTGCAGTATGTAAAGAATGAGTCCCGAAGGTTTAAGACCTACGTAGCCAATAGGGTCTGTGAAATTCGAAGTGTATCGCAACCCAGTCAATGGAGATACTGTCCAAGTATCCTTAATCCTGCTGATGATGCCTCGCGTGGCTTAACAGTGCATCAGTTGTTGACTTCTGAAAGGTGGTTCAGTGGTCCAGCATTTCTCTTGAACCCTAAGGAAGAATGGCCAAACGATGATATAGATACCTTATCAGACAGCGACCCAGAAATAAAGAATGAGAAACCCATATTTGTGACGACTGGACCAGAGAAGTTACGAGAGATACTCACAAGATACTCATCATGGACAGTTCTTCTGAGGAGATTGCCTGGTTGTTAA
- the LOC136921052 gene encoding uncharacterized protein codes for MRVGGRIVDAPVSPDARFPMIVPPNHSVTQLLIASYHQKLAHAGQGHILAQLREKFWIPKGKSLVRKAVRSCLKCKKQRAARMEQMMADLPTFRTTAFEPCFTHTGVDLFGPLNAKRGRVVVKRWGVLFTCLNSRAVHLELASSLETDCFINVLRRFISRRGTPKTIHSDNGTNLVGAAREIKEAIAAWNEKQIQDQLLQKGCQWVFQPPKASHASGVWERLIRSTRVALRAILGNSLVDEEVLATVLTEVEAILNSRPLCAASDDPDDQEPLTPNHLLLQKAVHNLPPGSFVKEDLFSRKKWRQAQILADHFWKRWVKEYVLSLQERQKWQRPRRNADVGDLVLLVDDCLPRSQWRMGRVKAVFPSKDGLVRSVEVKTGASSSLVRPIQKLCLLEESQTLSR; via the coding sequence ATGAGAGTGGGTGGACGCATTGTTGACGCTCCGGTCTCACCTGATGCAAGGTTCCCAATGATTGTTCCACCTAATCACTCGGTTACCCAGCTTCTGATTGCATCATACCATCAGAAACTAGCCCATGCAGGTCAAGGTCATATTCTGGCTCAACTGAGAGAGAAGTTTTGGATTCCAAAGGGGAAGTCTTTAGTTCGTAAGGCCGTGCGATCGTGTCTAAAGTGCAAGAAGCAAAGGGCAGCCAGGATGGAACAGATGATGGCGGACTTACCAACATTCCGCACGACAGCCTTTGAACCCTGCTTCACACACACTGGTGTCGACCTCTTTGGCCCTTTGAACGCAAAGAGAGGAAGAGTAGTCGTCAAAAGATGGGGCGTCTTGTTCACTTGTCTAAACTCTCGGGCTGTTCACCTAGAGTTGGCCTCATCCTTGGAAACGGATTGTTTCATTAACGTGCTAAGAAGATTCATCAGTAGACGAGGCACGCCCAAGACTATCCACTCCGATAATGGCACCAATTTGGTTGGAGCAGCAAGAGAAATTAAAGAGGCTATCGCCGCATGGAATGAGAAACAGATCCAAGACCAGCTGTTACAGAAAGGATGTCAGTGGGTTTTCCAACCACCCAAAGCCTCACATGCTAGTGGTGTCTGGGAGAGGCTGATCCGAAGCACTCGGGTAGCCTTGCGAGCAATACTTGGAAACAGCTTAGTGGATGAGGAAGTGCTCGCTACTGTGCTCACTGAAGTTGAAGCGATTCTTAATTCACGACCTCTTTGTGCTGCCTCTGATGACCCTGATGATCAGGAACCGTTGACACCCAACCATCTACTGTTGCAGAAGGCTGTCCACAACTTGCCACCTGGATCCTTTGTAAAGGAAGACTTGTTCTCAAGAAAGAAATGGAGACAGGCACAGATTCTGGCTGATCACTTTTGGAAGAGGTGGGTGAAAGAATACGTCTTATCCTTGCAGGAGAGACAAAAGTGGCAGAGGCCGCGCCGGAATGCAGACGTCGGTGATTTAGTTCTACTTGTCGATGATTGCCTGCCAAGGAGCCAGTGGCGAATGGGTCGAGTGAAAGCGGTGTTTCCTTCTAAGGATGGATTAGTGAGATCAGTTGAGGTCAAAACTGGAGCATCCTCGTCTTTGGTCCGACCAATTCAGAAGCTGTGCTTATTAGAAGAATCTCAGACTCTTTCTCGTTAA